From one Lotus japonicus ecotype B-129 chromosome 3, LjGifu_v1.2 genomic stretch:
- the LOC130747654 gene encoding U11/U12 small nuclear ribonucleoprotein 25 kDa protein, translated as MGEYEERRDKKARVQSMLKALLDDPILSDVPKNPTLYDVDTLIGLELGSAMRISIIKLDATSFDVTVMNSATVKDLKLAIKKKVNDMEQSNMGHRQISWRGVWAKCCLSYNNHKLLNDDDALQNFGVRNNSQVHFVPYVMTKESRSHSTRRKHRFFHGLNKLS; from the exons ATGGGAGAATACGAGGAGAGAAGGGACAAGAAGGCTAGGGTACAGTCAATGCTAAAAGCATTGCTAGATGATCCAATACTCTCTGATGTTCCCAAAAACCCAACATTGTACGATGTTGACACTCTCATCGGTCTTGAATTGGGCAGTGCCATGCGCATTTCTATCATCAAATTGGATGCAACTTCTTTCG ATGTTACAGTGATGAATTCGGCCACAGTCAAGGATTTGAAGCTTGCCATCAAGAAAAAGGTGAATGACATGGAACAATCCAACATGGGTCATCGTCAGATTTCTTG GAGGGGAGTGTGGGCAAAATGTTGCTTGTCATACAATAATCACAAGCTTCTAAATGATGATGATGCACTGCAGAATTTTGGTGTAAGGAACAACTCTCAG GTGCACTTTGTTCCATATGTCATGACAAAAGAATCTCGGAGCCACTCAACAAGGAGAAAGCACCGCTTTTTCCATGGCCTTAATAAGCTTTCCTGA
- the LOC130743058 gene encoding uncharacterized protein LOC130743058 — protein MMMTWCDHCCRETLTRFEVIVMSCDYCGKILADLYPQYQNPRTTRRGEETEHGKKLKISEEDKASNSMSSHIKECRQETCSETGYTSENKNCVQQISLLIAASENK, from the exons ATGATGATGACCTGGTGTGACCATTGTTGCAGGGAAACTCTAACCAGATTTGAAGTGATTGTCAT GTCATGTGACTACTGTGGTAAGATTCTAGCAGACTTGTATCCACAGTATCAAAACCCTAGAACAACCAGGAGAGGGGAAGAGACTGAACATGGGAAAAAGCTAAAGATAAGTGAAGAA GATAAAGCTTCTAATTCTATGAGTTCTCATATAAAGGAATGTAGGCAAGAAACATGTTCCGAGACAGGTTATACATCTGAAAATAAGAACTGCGTGCAACAAATCAGTCTTCTGATAGCAGCCtctgaaaataaataa